One Gavia stellata isolate bGavSte3 chromosome 20, bGavSte3.hap2, whole genome shotgun sequence genomic region harbors:
- the LOC104258211 gene encoding bactericidal permeability-increasing protein-like yields the protein MGAQSLAVACGALALCLTLAGATNPGFVVRITQAGLDYAHQQGIAVLEKELAQLKLPDISGDFRIRSVGKVHYEISRLNLRSFHLPYSRISLVPNVGLQVSISNAFAEVDGNWRVKIHFIRSHGSFHLNVENVYIKIILKLGSDASGKPTIETSDCSTRISKVRVHFSGKFGWLYNLFHSAIESRFRKTLESQVCENVAKSVRSDLQPYLQTLPVTARIDAMAGIDYSLVAPPTATAQSLDAELKGKFFSLAHRSAVPFPPLALALPPDHDRMVYFGASSYFFNTASFAYHAAGALVFEITDSMIPKGVDFHLNTSTFSAFVPQLEKMYPDMLMKFRLSAPSAPFLNIGPEGLLLKPVVDIQAYAILPNSSLAPLFLLSLTGNVSAVINVKSGHVVGSLKVGRMRLSLKHSDVGTFQVRTLQSVMNILASSILLPRLNARLDEGFPLPLPDRIQLSNILVQFHQNFLLLGADVHYQPRGWR from the exons ATGGGAGCGCAGAGCCTGGCGGTGGCTTGCGGGGCACTGGCTTTGTGCCTGACACTCGCTGGGGCCACCAACCCCGGCTTCGTGGTGAGGATCACCCAGGCAGGCTTGGACTATG CCCATCAGCAGGGGATTGCGGTCCTGGAGAAGGAGCTGGCCCAGCTGAAGCTGCCGGACATCTCGGGTGACTTTCGCATCCGGTCTGTGGGCAAGGTGCACTATGAGATCTCCAG attgaACCTTCGCAGTTTCCACTTGCCGTACTCGCGGATTTCCCTTGTCCCCAACGTGGGCCTGCAGGTCTCCATCTCCAACGCCTTCGCCGAGGTGGACGGGAACTGGCGGGTGAAGATACACTTCAT ccgGAGCCATGGTTCATTTCACCTGAACGTGGAGAACGTCTATATCAAAATCATCCTGAAGCTGGGCAGTGACGCCTCTGGGAAACCCACCATTGAAACCTCTGACTGCAGCACCCGCATCTCCAAAGTCCGGGTACACTTTTCGGGCAAGTTTGG ATGGCTTTACAACCTCTTCCATAGTGCTATTGAGTCCAGATTCCGGAAGACCTTGGAGAGCCAG GTCTGTGAGAACGTGGCCAAGTCTGTGCGCAGCGACCTCCAGCCTTACCTCCAGACCCTGCCAG TCACAGCCAGGATAGATGCCATGGCTGGGATCGATTACTCCTTGGTGGCACCCCCAACTGCTACCGCCCAGTCCCTCGATGCGGAACTGAAG ggcaAATTCTTCTCCCTGGCCCACCGCTCCGCCGTCCCCTTCCCTCCGCTGGCACTGGCCTTGCCCCCGGATCACGACCGCATGGTTTACTTCGGTGCCTCCAGCTACTTCTTCAACACAGCCAGCTTTGCCTACCACGCAGCCGGGGCGCTGGTCTTCGAAATCACAGACTCCATG ATCCCAAAGGGCGTTGACTTCCACTTGAACACCTCCACCTTCTCAGCCTTCGTTCCCCAG ctAGAGAAGATGTACCCAGACATGCTGATGAAGTTCAGGCTGTCTGCCCCATCTGCCCCATTCCTGAACATCGGACCAGAGGGGCTCTTGCTCAAGCCTGTTGTGGATATCCAGGCTTATGCCATCCTTCCCAACTCCAGCCTggctcctctcttcctcctcagcttg ACAGGCAATGTGTCCGCCGTCATCAACGTGAAATCCGGCCACGTAGTTGGGAGCCTGAAGGTGGGCAG GATGAGGCTCTCTCTGAAGCATTCGGATGTTGGCACTTTCCAG GTGCGAACGCTGCAGTCCGTGATGAACATACTTGCTTCCAGTATCCTGCTCCCGCGTCTTAATG CCAGGTTAGATGAGGGCTTCCCTCTGCCACTGCCGGACAGAATACAGCTCTCCAATATCCTCGTGCAGTTTCACCAG aatttcctgctgctgggagcagacGTCCACTATCAGCCCCGGGGATGGAGATAA
- the CDK5RAP1 gene encoding mitochondrial tRNA methylthiotransferase CDK5RAP1: MLPWRRALRAAGLLRSAAAVPCPGAARRARCGPGEPPVGRGAALPAGPDLRHFLRGAAAGEPRPEPRPGSAPGTGKVYLETYGCQMNVNDTEIAWAILQKNGYVRTKDLDEADVILLVTCSVREKAEQAIWNRLRHLKALKARRQQACLPLRIGILGCMAERLKEEILHREKLVDIVAGPDAYRDLPRLLAVAESGQQAANVLLSLDETYADILPVQTSAGGTTAFVSIMRGCDNMCSYCIVPFTRGRERSRPIASILQEVRMLSDQGVKEVTLLGQNVNSFRDMSEVHFQSAAAPVLSRGFSTVYKAKPGGLRFAHLLDQVSRIDPEMRIRFTSPHPKDFPDEVLQLIQERHNICKQLHLPAQSGSTRVLEAMRRGYTREAYLELVHHVRECIPGVSLSSDFIAGFCGETEEDHQQTVSLLREVRYNVGFLFAYSMRQKTRAYHRLQDDVPADIKKRRLEELITVFREEAARANEAMVGQSQLVLVEGPSKRSASELCGRNDGNIKVIFPDAEIEDAAGCKALVRAQPGDYVLVKVTSASSQTLKGVLLCRTTLSRSAACH, encoded by the exons ATGCTGCCCTGGAGGCGAGCgctgcgggcggcggggctCCTCCGCTCGGCCGCCGCTGtcccctgccccggggccgcccgccgaGCGCGCTGCGGGCCGGGCGAGCCGCCGGtggggcgcggggccgcgctgcccgcggggCCGGACCTGCGGCACTTCCTGAGAGGGGCCGCCGCGGGGGAGCCGCGGCCTGAGCCGCGGCCGGGCTCTGCCCCCGGCACCGGGAAAG TGTACCTGGAGACGTATGGCTGCCAGATGAACGTCAATGACACGGAGATCGCCTGGGCCATCCTGCAGAAGAATGGCTACGTGAGGACAAAGGACCTGGATGAG GCAGACGTGATTCTCCTTGTCACCTGTTCCGTGAG ggagaaggcagagcaGGCTATCTGGAATCGCCTGCGGCACCTCAAGGCGCTGAAAGCCCGGCGGCAGCAGGCTTGCTTACCTCTCCGCATCGGGATTCTAG GATGCATGGCTGAGAGGCTTAAAGAGGAGATTCTGCACAGGGAGAAGCTAGTCGATATTGTGGCAGGCCCTGATGCGTATCGTGACCTTCCCCGGCTGCTGGCTGTGGCAGAGTCTGGCCAGCAAGCTGCTAATGTCCTCCTGTCACTAGATGAGACTTATGCAGATATTCTGCCTGTCCAGACTAGCGCAGGTGGCACGACAGCGTTTGT ATCTATAATGCGGGGCTGTGACAACATGTGTAGCTATTGCATCGTGCCCTTCACCCGTGGCCGTGAAAGGAGCCGCCCCATCGCGTCCATCCTGCAGGAAGTGAGGATGCTCTCGGATCAG gGAGTGAAAGAAGTGACCCTTTTGGGTCAGAACGTCAACAGCTTTCGAGACATGTCTGAGGTGCACTTTCAAtcagctgctgccccagtccTCAGTCGTGGCTTTAGCACAGTCTACAAAGCTAAACCAGGAGGCTTGCGCTTTGCACATCTTCTAGACCAGGTTTCCAGAATTGATCCAGAAATGAGGATCCGTTTCACCTCTCCACACCCCAAGGATTTTCCTGATGAG GTCCTGCAGCTTATCCAGGAGCGACACAACATCTGCAAACAGCTTCACCTCCCAGCCCAGAGTGGAAGCACACGAGTCCTGGAGGCCATGCGACGAGG ATACACAAGAGAAGCCTATTTAGAGCTTGTACACCATGTGCGTGAGTGCATTCCAG GAGTGAGCTTAAGCAGCGATTTCATTGCCGGCTTCTGTGGAGAGACGGAAGAAGATCACCAGCAGACCGTGTCCTTGCTGCGGGAAGTCCGCTACAATGTAGGATTCCTGTTTGCCTACAGCATGAGACAG AAAACCCGGGCATATCACCGGCTGCAAGACGATGTGCCTGCAGACATAAAAAAGAGGCGGCTGGAGGAGCTCATTACTGTCTTTCGAGAGGAGGCTGCAAGGGCAAATGAGGCAATGGTGGGCCAGTCTCAGCTAGTGCTGGTGGAGGGG CCCAGCAAGCGCTCTGCCTCGGAGTTGTGTGGGAGGAATGACGGCAACATCAAGGTGATCTTCCCTGATGCCGAGATAGAGGATGCTGCGGGCTGCAAGGCTCTGGTCAGAGCCCAGCCAGGGGACTATGTGTTGGTGAAG GTAACCTCTGCCAGCTCTCAGACCTTGAAGGGAGTTCTGCTCTGTCGTACTACCCTCTCCCGCTCTGCGGCTTGTCATTGA